In one window of Opitutus sp. GAS368 DNA:
- a CDS encoding four helix bundle protein, with translation MKDYRKIQAWQRSHALTLEIYRLTKLFPKDEMFGLTSQMRRASSSIPANIAEGAGRDGDAELKRFLIIALGSASELDYFILLSGELGYIEPSSARKVTGEILEIRRMLGGFIQKLKA, from the coding sequence GTGAAAGACTATCGCAAGATTCAGGCCTGGCAGCGAAGTCACGCGCTTACTCTTGAAATCTACCGGCTGACCAAGCTTTTCCCCAAAGACGAAATGTTTGGGCTCACCAGCCAGATGCGCCGCGCGTCTTCCTCTATTCCGGCAAATATTGCCGAGGGTGCCGGTCGCGATGGTGACGCAGAGTTGAAGCGCTTTTTGATCATCGCGCTCGGATCGGCCTCCGAACTCGACTATTTTATTCTGTTGAGCGGTGAGCTCGGTTACATTGAACCATCGTCGGCAAGGAAAGTTACCGGCGAGATTCTGGAGATCCGCCGCATGCTCGGGGGGTTCATTCAGAAGCTTAAGGCTTAA